From the genome of Grus americana isolate bGruAme1 chromosome 16, bGruAme1.mat, whole genome shotgun sequence:
TGGAACAACTAGACAGTCCAGTCACTTTGGACAAGCATTCCAGGAGATACAGAATGTGGACCCAAACACAGTCCGTTcctgccccaagcccccccaAACAATATTTGCTTTAGATACCAGAAGACATCATCTTCCAAAAATGAAAGAGATCCCTATCTCTAAGTAGTTTGCATGCAGCAAATACAAAAGTGGCCAAAGTGATAAAAAATGCTGAACAATTTAAACTTCGAAGCCTTATAAAATCAAGGATTTAAAGTATTTACACTAGAATTTACCATTACATTAAAAGCTGTGTTGCTGAAATTACTTTACCCTTATTCTAATACCCAAGTACAAATCTTGAAAGCAATAAAGTTAACAGCTACTTTAATGATAAGTCTGAGAATTTGTACAAACATTGAAGACTTACTTATCTATTCTGATCAATTAGGTGGAAGGGTGATTTATTATGAATTTATTGTGAACATACAGAGCGCTACAGGGTACTAAGCGTATAAAGATCTTCATCTTGTGGCATCTGTAAGCAAGGCGGAAGTTTGCAAGTACTCCTGTAAAGTTTAGGCTGCATGTCCTACTAAAGAAGCATTATTTCATaagagctattaaaaaaaagatcttaTAAGGTGTGGCGAGAGAACtgcatgtttaaaatatgaGCACCTCAACACACCCAGAAGGTGTGTACGCTTGAAATCATTACCTCATGCCTTGCACTGCATTATCATCTACATGTGGATGATGCAGCACACGGCACATAATGGCCTGTGCAAACTGTCATTAGTAGCTTTTAACTccacgggaggaggaggaatggagAAAGTACAAGATTTCTAAAAGCTTCCCAACAGACTTTTCCTTTGTTAAGTGCGCAGAAGCTGGAAGCAACATATTATTTAGTTATCCATTCCTATTACAGAAAGTAATATTATTTCTCctataaaatgtgaaaagaaaaaaacaaaccctttcaTTTTAGCAGATACGATGAACATTTACCTTGACCACTGCTTTCCAAATGCAAACAGATAAACTGAACTGGTATATGCTGCAAAAAGTTGTTTCGGCCTCTCAAAAGACAAGCAGCAGTTCATATATAAAGACACTTcactttggttttcctttcctgtaacgtttagagaaaaaaaataaaataaaagctttaactACAAAAAGCCTGGGGTTCTCTTAAGCATTCAAATGCAGTGTGTACTAATATGGAAAGTATGTACTATGTGCAAAGCCAAGAATTTTGAAGAATAAGTTCAGTCTCTGAAGTTATTAAAACCACCTTTGAACATCCCCCCTTCACAAGGCTCCTCTTACATGCATTGTAAACCAAAGCATATTCAAGTATCTCACTTGGCtaggaagacttttttcctgcatttacaTCAGGACAAACAAATGCTTTACCGGCTTGAATGAATACTGTTCAGTCAATCTAGTACTCCCTCTGTTGGCAATGCAAATAACGTACAGTCATTTCACCTACAGGTCCCTCTGAAGACAattaagaaaagggaaaaaagtgttaGAACAATTAATTAGCAGAATTATaacatttttaagcttttggAAGCAGGCAATTCTTGAGATTCTGAAAACTGAATGGTATGGCAAGGTTCTAAGgtagctaaaataattttaacagctTCTTGATGATGAAAACCTGAACCAAATAGTTGTGACCcttcctaaaatatttaattttattcaccCTCATTTTAATCAGCTTGTTTTTCTAATTGTCTTCAGCAGctaattttcaaaaatcagtAGTTTGATGGTTTAGGACtccaattaaaaacaaaatctttataTAAAAGCTTATTTATTAAACCTCTGTACACAACAATGAACATGTATGTACAGCAAGTTTACATGAAGGATGATGTTACAAAAAATACAGTGGTAATTAAAACTGACCCacataaataatttataaaaatatttgaaatggggaaaataatGCTGGTAATCCCTGATTATTTTCATCCAATTGTCAGGATTTTGATGTGGGAAATCTTAATGttagaactttttaaaaaacattctgaatATATTAAACGTATCTACAGGATAATTAGCAAAATGTATAAAGTACAGATTATTGTACAAAggacagatatttaaaaaatcaccAATCCACCTGAAACTCAAGAACAATATAAATCTTAGCCAAAGTAACGAACAGCAAACCACAAACTCCTATTTTTAGAGTTTCATGTATTGGCAAGTAAATTACTCTTAACAAATCAGCAGTCCTGTTATTCCTTAGTGGCAGGATGCAACTTGggaaaattctgtattttctggcTGCACTGGTGGTCCTGCTCAATATGGAAACCCTGCACTGACATCAGTCCCAAGGAAGAACGGGGCAGAGCTGCATTTGTCaagattttctctttcccaCAAAAGGATGAGGAAGGCTATCTGAGTTTGTAAAactgaaggaggagagaggacaCAGGGATTTGGAcataatgaaacaaagaaagacCAGTTAAGATGaagtctttttcctttgctggttTCTTGGGGAATTTTTTAACACACTTCTTATTCGCAGATAAACACCTGTTGATTCTGccatattttcaaattcaaatggTGTTATGCCCGCAGCAAACTTGCTCATATCAGGAACAAGACTGGAGTTTTTTGCAGGCAGTTTAATGCTTGTGACCACTTTATTACCATCTGTATTTTCTCCATCATTATCCTCATGGCTGGAAGCGGGTACGGTATTATCCAGCAAGCCTTCAGAATctgtattattttcctttaagttAAGTAAACTGTCTCCTGGATTAGGACTAGTTATAGAACATTCATTTTCTGGTATCTGTTCACTGATGTCGGGAAATCTAGTTTCGACTGTAATCAGCTTATCGGATGATCTTTCTTCTGCAACAATATCTACTTCATTCCTAGATGGCGACGATGTAACAGAATTTCCAGTTAAAGGTGTATCAACGGGAATATCAGAGTCACTGTTTGTGCTTTCTGCCTGCTCTAGTGCTGCCCAGATTAATCGCTGCTGTTCTTCTAGCTCTTCCAAGGTCAGAGTATCCTCATCCATAATTGAGTCCACTATTTTTGGCTGAGGAATATCACTGGAAGGATTCAATGGTGGAGTAGTCCTAGGAAGAGGAGGGCGGGTGGGTGTTGAAGGTTGAGTTGGTGTAAGATTTAGTGGGGGTGTTCCTCGTGGTAAAGGAGGAGTAGTTGACATTGATGGACGTCCAGGTGGCAGTGGAGGTTGGAACTGAAAACTGTTACGAGTTTGAGATCTTTGTGACACTTCCAGATCTAGAAACAGATTGAAAGGCATCTATTAGAATCTGAAATCTGACTAGGACAAGATTCAAAGTGCCAGTGCTCTGTCTGATAGTAACTAGTAGACTTCTATCTTCTCATCCTTGGTTTTCATCTGAGATAGAACAAATGTTTTGAAGGTGTTAATAACCACTGAAACGATATTTTTGGGGATTTTAGCTCTGCTAgctattcaagaaaaaaaaaaaaagatacaatacTCTCCAATGTATTGAGAACAAGCTTATTCCACACTGAAGGATTTCCTCAGTTTCTCCAGCTattcaaacatttaaacaatACTCTAAGTCCTCCTGTGAGTTTGACTAATTTTAAGAGGTTGTGAGCTTGTAACTTCCTGCATCatttcattcaaatatttaagGATTTGCAGGTCTTCATAACAGAAGTTTCTTTAGGATACACCCAAAGTAAAGAGATCAGAATCTGCAACCTAACATTCCAATTGCTCTGGGCACACGTGAAACCTCCTGCTTGGTACTAGAAGATATGACAATCACAGCAAGAGAGAATGCTTACTGTCGAGAGGCCCAAATGCAACTATAGTAGGACACTGCTAGCATATGTTAGCAGTTACATTAATTACCAACCACAACGAATGCTAATACATTGGTTTCTCTTTATGAATACTGACATTTCGATTCAGagcaatttattttgaaaataaaagttgtaactaggaaataaaattgcagaATAACTATACCAGAGTCTAGGTCCATGTCAGCTGCTGGTATCTCCAAATTGTCTTCTTTTGGTCGTTTTGAATGATGAGAGCTTGACTGAGATGCAGCCCTTTTGTTGCTAGACTTTGGACTTGGCTGAAGAGAAattatccaggaaaaaaaaagaaattagtgTTAAACTGTACAAGGTAACATTTCCAGCtataagaaaacatttaagcaGTTTCATAACTATACAGTCATTTGGTGCCCCAGTGTGTAAACTAGACATTGAAGTTTGAGAGATTTAATGCAACTGAAAGAATTGTAGTCTTGTTCAGGTTTAAGTGGCAAAAGACCATATGCATTCCTAACACAGGATTATGACCAAGTTTTGACCTTGACACCTAAACCTTATGAGACCATCACAAGTATTGCACATCCCTTCTTGGCAGGCTTAGAATTTACCATTCAATTCCATGTAGCATTACAGTTTGGGAttgagagcagagcagacatCTTCCATCCTTAACTAGAAATATTCTGCAGTAGATAACACTAGGCTAGAGTCACATTAGAGAAGACCTGAGAATGATACAGGACCGGACTATCATGTGTTTTCTCAAGTCACTATAATAAGATTACTGTAAATCATGACCATGGCAAGTAAACTTGTCACTTTTTTGGGAAGTCTGGAATTAGGACTGTTTCTAGGCTGTAAAAGTTTATAGTAACCTTTTTCACAACTGTTTATAAAATACTGCACAACTGGGATCTGcttatattaattaaaataatggaatttGTTCTCAACATGAAGCCCCTTATTATTAGAACAGATAAGCCAAGCACCGGCATTTCACATAAGAAAGTCTATCCCCTTGTGCAAAAAAGAAGATATAAACAAGAGATCATCATTGGCTACGCTAACTAcaagacaactttttttttgcaagtaacAATGAGATATGTTCACCGTGTGAAAATTAGAAAGGTAGttagcaaaaacatctttcTGTTGAGATGGCTGCATGGGGATGGAACCAAACATCTGCCattcctacaaaaaaaaaaaagagagaaataatgtTGTATACGGTTGGCTAAAAACTTGACAGTAAAACTTAAGAGAAACACTGTGAGATTAAAAAGCCAAGATGAATTCAAGTTCTCATCAAAAGCCTCATTTATCAGAATAAATGGAAGGAACAggtttttgtgtttaaaaaaatcaaactattcTTCTAGGCTCCTGTTGGTCTCATAATGGAAATAATCACCACAGAAGCAGTGCCAGACCCCACCCACAACAGCTGTGACAGATCACATGTCAATGACCTCaacagcccacagccccaaacCAGGTGCTTAAAATTAAGAGCCAGTTGAAAGAAAATTGTCAGATGTGGAATACAAAACGTTAAACTTGGCTAAAAGCAATTGATGTTACTCAGCATGTTGTTTAGAAGGCAAAGCACAACTGCTTACATCTGGGATCCCAACTGGAGTGGATATATTAAAACCTGGATAGTTTATCAACTTGGAGACATCATAAGTGATGCGTTCTGGTTGACGAGatccttcattttctgttccaCCATCATCTATAATGAAACATAATTATTATTGATGCTAATTAAgaacattactgaaaaaaatccacaggaTTTAAGAacaggtgtttgggttttggaaTGTAAGTGTTGAGAGAAGGCTCTGTAATCCACAAAGGCAGTAACAGTGACCAAACCTATCAGATACATGCATGAAACTTCCCCAGAAACCTAACTGGGCATTCATAACACCACTGCTCTTCATGTACCATTACTAGCCTCAGAATTTGGCATCAGGACTGTTCTCAGAGGTGCAGCACAAACGCTGGTCATTAGTAAAAAGCTGGTAAATTACTTGGTAAGTTGGgttttaaaaagatgtattCTTTGCTTGCTGGTGGTCATCTTATTTAAGAGCAAGTTACTGAACTTTAGGAAAGTATTATGGtttctttcataaaatgtaagaaaagaccagcttattaaaaaaaggaagagaaaatatgacAATAGGCTCTTTGCAAGTCTTGCAGAGTTTCACAGGAACTCCATGTTCTAATATCAAC
Proteins encoded in this window:
- the ZCCHC8 gene encoding zinc finger CCHC domain-containing protein 8 isoform X1 codes for the protein MAAEVDFGDRELFEQLEEGDVPPPPPRLSEEEEEEEERPEKAMEELYARLRDSEETVQRLRAENQELRRKLNILTRPSGIVVDNSKVDGPLLQILFMNNVISKQYHQEIEDFISSLVQKYEEQKRSEQEKTHFNVKPQPSSIVLEEDGKTASSNSAKKIKEAFSVVGSVLYFTNFCLDKLGQPILNENPQLTEGWEIPKYHQVFSQILSLDGQEIQVKPKSRPKPHCFNCGSEDHQMKDCPKPRNAARISEKRKEFMEACGEASNQNFQQRYHAEEVEERFGKFKPGVISGELQDALGVTDKSLPPFIYRMRQLGYPPGWLKEAEMEHSGLALYDGKDDGGTENEGSRQPERITYDVSKLINYPGFNISTPVGIPDEWQMFGSIPMQPSQQKDVFANYLSNFHTPSPKSSNKRAASQSSSHHSKRPKEDNLEIPAADMDLDSDLEVSQRSQTRNSFQFQPPLPPGRPSMSTTPPLPRGTPPLNLTPTQPSTPTRPPLPRTTPPLNPSSDIPQPKIVDSIMDEDTLTLEELEEQQRLIWAALEQAESTNSDSDIPVDTPLTGNSVTSSPSRNEVDIVAEERSSDKLITVETRFPDISEQIPENECSITSPNPGDSLLNLKENNTDSEGLLDNTVPASSHEDNDGENTDGNKVVTSIKLPAKNSSLVPDMSKFAAGITPFEFENMAESTGVYLRIRSVLKNSPRNQQRKKTSS
- the ZCCHC8 gene encoding zinc finger CCHC domain-containing protein 8 isoform X2 → MAAEVDFGDRELFEQLEEGDVPPPPPRLSEEEEEEEERPEKAMEELYARLRDSEETVQRLRAENQELRRKLNILTRPSGIVVDNSKVDGPLLQILFMNNVISKQYHQEIEDFISSLVQKYEEQKRSEQEKTHFNVKPQPSSIVLEEDGKTASSNSAKKIKEAFSVVGSVLYFTNFCLDKLGQPILNENPQLTEGWEIPKYHQVFSQILSLDGQEIQVKPKRPKPHCFNCGSEDHQMKDCPKPRNAARISEKRKEFMEACGEASNQNFQQRYHAEEVEERFGKFKPGVISGELQDALGVTDKSLPPFIYRMRQLGYPPGWLKEAEMEHSGLALYDGKDDGGTENEGSRQPERITYDVSKLINYPGFNISTPVGIPDEWQMFGSIPMQPSQQKDVFANYLSNFHTPSPKSSNKRAASQSSSHHSKRPKEDNLEIPAADMDLDSDLEVSQRSQTRNSFQFQPPLPPGRPSMSTTPPLPRGTPPLNLTPTQPSTPTRPPLPRTTPPLNPSSDIPQPKIVDSIMDEDTLTLEELEEQQRLIWAALEQAESTNSDSDIPVDTPLTGNSVTSSPSRNEVDIVAEERSSDKLITVETRFPDISEQIPENECSITSPNPGDSLLNLKENNTDSEGLLDNTVPASSHEDNDGENTDGNKVVTSIKLPAKNSSLVPDMSKFAAGITPFEFENMAESTGVYLRIRSVLKNSPRNQQRKKTSS
- the ZCCHC8 gene encoding zinc finger CCHC domain-containing protein 8 isoform X3; this encodes MKSRREVNKKKRTSMLSHSPPVLFWKRMVKQQARILLKKLKKLLVPKPHCFNCGSEDHQMKDCPKPRNAARISEKRKEFMEACGEASNQNFQQRYHAEEVEERFGKFKPGVISGELQDALGVTDKSLPPFIYRMRQLGYPPGWLKEAEMEHSGLALYDGKDDGGTENEGSRQPERITYDVSKLINYPGFNISTPVGIPDEWQMFGSIPMQPSQQKDVFANYLSNFHTPSPKSSNKRAASQSSSHHSKRPKEDNLEIPAADMDLDSDLEVSQRSQTRNSFQFQPPLPPGRPSMSTTPPLPRGTPPLNLTPTQPSTPTRPPLPRTTPPLNPSSDIPQPKIVDSIMDEDTLTLEELEEQQRLIWAALEQAESTNSDSDIPVDTPLTGNSVTSSPSRNEVDIVAEERSSDKLITVETRFPDISEQIPENECSITSPNPGDSLLNLKENNTDSEGLLDNTVPASSHEDNDGENTDGNKVVTSIKLPAKNSSLVPDMSKFAAGITPFEFENMAESTGVYLRIRSVLKNSPRNQQRKKTSS